A window of Chromohalobacter canadensis genomic DNA:
TGGGCACCAACAAATGAAGGTCATGGCCGGCGTAATGGATCTTGGCATATTGCCCAAAGAACTTACGCTCGACCCGTAGCGGGGTCAGGCTGTCGCGCGCCAGGGCTTCAACGGCCCAGGCGCCCGCATTGTGTCGCGTGGCATCATATTCGGAACCCGGATTCCCCAGGCCGATAATCGCTTTGACGTGACTCATGCGGGCCCCTCGAAAACCGATTACTCGGTCTTTTCGCCGTCTTCTGCGGCAGCGTCGTCGCCTTCCTCGCCATCTTCGTCACCGTCGGTGCCGGTATCGGCACGCGTGACGCTAACCACGCCGAAGTCATGCTCCTCGCCATGGTTGAGGGCGACCAGGGACACGCCTTCAGGCAGCGGCAGGTCGGACAAGTGCAGGGTCTCGCCCAGTCCCAGAGAGGCCACATCGACTTCCAGGTACTCGGGGAGCTTGCTGGGCAGGCAGCTGATCTCGACGTCGTTGGCCAGCACGTGCAGCACGCCGCCTTCTTCCTTGACGCCCTTGCACGTGTCTTCACCGTTGACGTGCAGCGGCACGTTCATGGTGATTTCGTGCGTGGCATCGATACGCATGAAGTCAGCATGGGTCACCAACGCCTTGTAAGGGTGGCGCTGGATATCACGGATGATGACCTGCTCCGACTTGCCTTCGAGGTCGATGTTGATTACCGACGAGAAGAAGGCTTCATCCTCGATGGCCTTGTAAAAGGCGGGCTTATCGAGAGTGATCGGCTGCGGCGTCTTGTCGCCACCGTAGATGATAGCGGCGACTTTCTGGTTCTCACGACGCAGGCGGCGGCTCGCACCTTTCCCCAGGTCGTGACGAACCTCGGCGGATAGAGTGAATTGGGACATTGATTGTCACCTCATAGGTTATGTAAGGAAAGCGGCACCGCCCGCGACCAGGCGATGCCGATTCCGTGAGGGCCTCGCGGCCCGCGTATCCGTGCATGCTCCCTGTGGCGTATGGCCTCAGTGGAACATGGCACTGACGGATTCTTCATTACTGACGCGGCGAATGGCTTCCGCGATCAGACCGGCGACCGAGAGTTGGCGGATCCTGCCACTACGGGACGCCGTCTCGGAAAGCGGAATGGTATCGGCCACGACGAGTTCGTCAAGTACCGAGCCGACGATGTTGTCGACGGCCGGTCCAGACAGGATGGGGTGTGTCGCATAGGCGACGACACGCCGAGCGCCATGGCCTTTGAGCGCTTCAGCCGCCTTGCACAAGGTGCCGGCGGTATCGACCATGTCATCGACCACCACGCAGGTGCGATCCTGAATTTCGCCGATGATATGCATGACCTGGGCTTGATTAGCCTGCGGCCGACGCTTGTCGATGATCGCCAGATCGGCGTTGAGCTGCTTGGCGATGGCGCGTGCACGGACGACGCCACCGACATCGGGGGAGACCACGACGAGATCGTCGTAGTTCTGGCGTTCGATATCATCGAGCAGGATCGGCGAGCCATAGACGTTGTCGACGGGAACGTCGAAAAAGCCCTGAATCTGATCGGCATGCAGGTCCATGGTCATGACACGGTCGACACCTGCCTTGACCATCATGTCGGCGACCAGCTTGGCCGAGATCGGCACACGTGCGGAACGCACTCGGCGATCCTGACGAGCATACCCGAAATACGGTACGACGGCGGTGATTCGTGTAGCGGAAGCACGGCGCAGTGCGTCCACCATGAGAATCAACTCCATCAGGTTGTCGTTGGTCGGTGCGCAGGTGGACTGCAATACGAAAACGTCCTTGCCGCGAACGTTTTCATTGATCTCGACCGCGATTTCACCATCGCTGAATTGACCGACGGTTGCATGGCCCAGCCGGTTGTCGAGGCTTTCGGCCACCTTGCGGGCGAGTTCGGGATTGGCATTTCCCGCGAACACCATCAATTTAGACACGCGCAGCCACCTTTGGAGTCTTGAGGGATCTCGGAGTGGGATTCGTCGGGCGCCCTGAGAAATTGGCTGGGGTACCAGGATTCGAACCTGGGAATGTCGGTACCAGAAACCGGTGCCTTACCACTTGGCTATACCCCAGCAACACATCGACTCGTTGTTTCGTGTGTCTTATTGCCCACATAGAACACGATGTCGATATCAGGCGTCCCCGTATTAGCTCATGAATGACATTTCATCGTGAATGTCGAGAGCCTCGTGGAGGGGGGATGTGTTGCAGCCGCGTGCCTTGAATGCATGCCAATGGCTATCAACACGGCGCAAAATCCTATCGGCTTGTTGC
This region includes:
- a CDS encoding ribose-phosphate pyrophosphokinase, which gives rise to MSKLMVFAGNANPELARKVAESLDNRLGHATVGQFSDGEIAVEINENVRGKDVFVLQSTCAPTNDNLMELILMVDALRRASATRITAVVPYFGYARQDRRVRSARVPISAKLVADMMVKAGVDRVMTMDLHADQIQGFFDVPVDNVYGSPILLDDIERQNYDDLVVVSPDVGGVVRARAIAKQLNADLAIIDKRRPQANQAQVMHIIGEIQDRTCVVVDDMVDTAGTLCKAAEALKGHGARRVVAYATHPILSGPAVDNIVGSVLDELVVADTIPLSETASRSGRIRQLSVAGLIAEAIRRVSNEESVSAMFH
- a CDS encoding 50S ribosomal protein L25/general stress protein Ctc, with protein sequence MSQFTLSAEVRHDLGKGASRRLRRENQKVAAIIYGGDKTPQPITLDKPAFYKAIEDEAFFSSVINIDLEGKSEQVIIRDIQRHPYKALVTHADFMRIDATHEITMNVPLHVNGEDTCKGVKEEGGVLHVLANDVEISCLPSKLPEYLEVDVASLGLGETLHLSDLPLPEGVSLVALNHGEEHDFGVVSVTRADTGTDGDEDGEEGDDAAAEDGEKTE